One part of the Macrobrachium nipponense isolate FS-2020 chromosome 38, ASM1510439v2, whole genome shotgun sequence genome encodes these proteins:
- the LOC135209512 gene encoding curved DNA-binding protein-like, with amino-acid sequence MQRHGCPYYILGIAEDANLKAIKWAYRKRALKFNPDNCQGSEEERHRRMDIMQKVNYANDLLYNTDERGEYNAVREFIKDLAAEVFQDPQKAMKVKKKPGRATKRPKTKGN; translated from the coding sequence ATGCAACGTCATGGCTGCCCATACTACATCCTAGGTATTGCAGAGGATGCTAATTTGAAGGCAATAAAGTGGGCCTATAGGAAGCGGGCACTGAAGTTCAACCCTGATAACTGCCAAGGATCTGAAGAAGAGCGACATCGCAGAATGGATATCATGCAGAAGGTCAACTATGCTAATGATCTCCTATACAATACTGATGAAAGAGGAGAATACAACGCAGTCAGGGAGTTCATCAAGGACCTGGCAGCTGAAGTGTTTCAAGATCCTCAGAAGGCaatgaaagtaaagaagaaaCCTGGAAGGGCAACGAAGAGGCCGAAAACTAAAGGAAACTAG